The Rhodamnia argentea isolate NSW1041297 chromosome 10, ASM2092103v1, whole genome shotgun sequence sequence TGAGCGGTGGATGGCGGACCGTTACTTGCATTGTCAATAACGATCCCATAGTCGTCTCATTTCCTTTTACTTAGATGTTCACTTATAGTCCGCCATATCATTCGGCGTTCACCTCGGTAATTTACAAGATACGGATTAAAGAAAAACACGTGATTATCGAGCAAAACCAACTCGAAATTATTACTAAAGCCCAGTACGAATTATGAGCCAGTCCCCCAGGTGACTGTTAACAGTCGTTGTCGAAGCCAGTGGGCCTAAAACCTCAAAAAAGCCGAGGACCCCTCTGCTTTAGCGCTCTACGAGTGCCTGTTCTGTTCATACTTTGGTGACGTCGCGCTTTATTCCTTTGATGATCAAGTAGTAGAAGAaacgatgacgatgatgatgatgttgatTTCCGGATTAAAGCGAGTCGCGCATTTGAATTAGGAAAGTGAAATCGACTGCCTCCTCCAGCCGATGGTCTGATCGAATTTCATGAGCAAACTCATCCATTCACAAACTGATCAtcaaagatttttttaatcaatccaaAGCATATACGAATTTCTCCAACCCCGTAACCCGTCACTAAGCTAAAGCTTCGTCGTCGTACCTATCTCCTAAACCGCTATACCTTTTTTCTCTTCACGCACAACGAGAACTCGCGTTGAGCAAGAGCTCAACGAGGGACGCCGTCTCTCTTCCGGGTGACCCTGATGTAGCAGAACACCGCGGCGAAAATGGCGGTCACCAGGCCTCCGATGATGACCCCTCCGCCGGCCACGGACTTATCCGAGGACCTGTGCTTCGTCGTCGCCACCACCGTTTCAGCAACAGCCTCCGCTCCCAACGGCACTTCAGCAGCCGCCGCCGCGCGGGGGGACCCTTCGTTCTCTTCCGACGGCCCGGCGACGCTAGAGGCAGGCTCGGCCGGGGATTCGGAGACCAGCTTGCGCGATCGGATGGCAGCTCGGGCCTCGAGCCGAGACGGGCTCATGGCGGAAGCCTCCGACGGACCCGCCATTGCTGCTGACTGCAGCAGCGAGATCTCAGCTACTGATAGTAGGCATAGCCAAGCGAGAGCGACCCTCTTCATTCCTTCGAGCTTCGAGAGGGCGTTCTTCGATTCAAAGCGAGAACAGCTCGTGCGCTTTTTATGTGGAAAAGCTGACGGGGGGGTTTAGACTTTAGAGTTGATTggggtttggggggggaggCCGGTATTTATGTAGGGCAATTAAAGAAACGTGTGGACGGAAAGGGAAGCAGAGCAGAAGATTCAATTCGGACCCTCGCGGCACGAGTGGGGCCCGTTCGGTGGTCAGCCATTTCAATGCTTGCAACCTATGCTCATGTACCTGATCTGACGATGCGCACAGATAGCCAGCTTCctcagtgtttttttttttttttttgggggtattTACTTCTGTGGCATATAGACAAAAACATCTAGAATAGCTCACGAACGACAGATTTCGAATTTAGATTCGGGGGAGACACGTGGCCTTGGGAACGGAATGACAGGCTGACTCCAACTGGACAATAGACCAGTAGCTTAGGATAGATACTCCCGAGTCCCACGACCATCCATGCATTCTCATTCCGAACgagaaaaagcaaaatgacacaaataatttttaaattttaatttaatttgtaatataattcttaaatttttcatttgatcaatatgatcccttaattttaattcaatatgtattataatccatgaatttttaatttgatcaatatggtccatgaacttttagaacatgttcaacttggTCTCTGAATTATAGGAAGATTTTCAAGTTCGGGAACCAAGTTGAACACGTtctaaaagtttatggatcatattgatcaaattaaaaattcaaagatcacattgcatattgagttaaagttcagaaattatttatgtcattatcccatgAGTAAACGATGAATGGTCTGTCCAAAGGGTGGATGCACGTCTAATGATCCTAAATGCGAGGGAATTCATGTATTCAATCcactgttccttttcttttctcttacaCGGGCTCTTCAAACTTGGTAAAGCTTAGTAAGCAAGATCGTCATGGGGGGTAAAATACCGACTTCGGACTGCATCCAACGGGAATAGAAGCGCGATAGATGGAACAAcgacaagaaaaaaacagaacaacGATGAGGAATGCTAGTGTTTGAACTCATGAAACTTTCCAATAAAATGAACATTTAAGCCGATAGAATGCGAGCCGAATATGTACGTGTAATGTATTTTTGCACGGGACCTCGTGGTTCCTCATTGATGGCTAAAAACGAATATGTGGACGTGGGCTGCACAATCTGAGATGTGTTAGGCGAGCTCAGGCTAGATTTCCAAGTGGTTAGGATTGTGCACAGGAGGAGGGAGTGGCCTCCCGTGTTTGAGCAGGGATTACAGGTGCAATGTCCTAATCATCCTGGGCTGGGCGTAGGGACTGAGCAAGAGCAAGGGGATAGGACTTCCTCATCCCCATGGAGGTTGCATGGGGGCAACGCGTGTCACCAACCAAGAACAGGAAGCCACGCCAAATCGACGCTACTTACCTGGACATGATATGATGGATCATTCAAAAGGATCGATCAAGTTGCGCTTGGGGGCCATTCGATCTGGTTTGGGACTTCACGATTCGTCCACATCGTCGACTGGCACACCGGGACCTAATTATAACCATAAACATGTGAAAGAGCTTAGCTAGTCGGTATTAGGAAGAACCGAATCAAAGTTTGTCCGAAAGAACAATTCTCACAAGTGCTCACGAGCAGTAGCTGCCTTGAGAATtaaacggagagagagagattgccgaGCTTCGTTTCTCTTTTGGCAAACTCCCCATGCCAATAAAAGGGACAATTAAGTCTTTATGGTTCAGAATTTTCTTGTCATATTCATGTTCTCTGGTGTCACCTGTTAGGATTGAGCGCATAATCACAAATGAAAtaaaacgcaaaaaaaaaaatagaaagaaaaatcgagatatAAGATTTTATCCCTAATTCACTCTAAAACTAGGACTACGTCCAACGGAGGATTTCACCATAATGAGCACCTCCCAACTCTCGTTATATCACTCAGTTATAATTCAAAAAGAGTAAATATAGCCGTAGCTCTTCATTGACATAAGgccaaactaccaatgaaaaaatgtGAGCTTAAACTATTAAAATCTTTTGGTGTCCAAGAGGCATTGCCCCTTTGAGACATCTATCCGCTCACCGTGTAGCGTGACTCACGTGTCTTTTTATTGATatggagtatgaaccacatcccAACATCACCTCTTTTTGATTTAATTTCTATGTATTGGACAAGTTAAGGGTTAATTATTAGTCCCGTACTTGGGGACCTCTTATAAATGGAGTCCAGCAATCCTAGTATCAATAGAAAATCAGTTTTCATGCGATTGTACCACAGGACTTACTTGTTTACACATATGTAAAAGCCAAAGCCAAAgccacccccttttttttattttaattttcttgctcgAGTTTGACATATTACCTAAACTTAGATAATTATACGAAAAAAGATGTGAATTTTACGCGATTCTCTTTGTACCCATATTGCGAAAAGTTTTAGGCACTTCGAATCAAGTACTAAGTCGAAATGGATTCGCCACAAAAGTTTAGATTAGGTAAATTGTTGTTCAATTATTTTCCCACTTACAGGGGAACAGGCCATGCCGAATTTTACCACCTGCCCCCTCCAACACAACACCGGAGGCTTCCACTAATTCACACAGCTTTGTTGGGGTCCTAGCTGGAGAGTGTTGACCAACGCCTTGACGGTCGGTGACAGACAGtaacatcttcatcttcatcttcatcttcatcttcatcttcctcctcctcctcctgcttccTCGTAATTTGGAAAAAGATGGGCGGTGGGGGTTGCTGTGCGTTACTCACGAGCGCACCCAACTGTCCACAGCTGAGCATTTTGACCTCCCCACTCCtaccctttgttttgcatggAGAGGAGACGCGGTCGTGCACGCAGCTACTGAGAGACGCGTGTTACCGCTTTTGACTTGTTTACCTCTTGACCAAACGCACATGTGATTCGCCatatttagggaaaattccCTCCCAAGTGCcttcacttttccttttccctaaTAAAGCCACGAAAAACTTCCCAAGGATGTCCATCCAGTCCAATCCAGTCTACGGAGTCACAGTTTTCCGGGCTTAAAATGGTCATATCACTTTCAAAGAAGGGTCTAACTTTTCTGGTTGATCCAAGGCATTTTGTACTTTACGTTTTTtgaatccttttctttttttttttttataccttttttgtttgttcttagGCAATGGTCGATCATTAGACAATGCCGAGCAAGGGTCGCCAACGCACGATCTGACTAGGGCTGCCCTCACCTAGACAACGATTGCCCTTGCCGgccgcaacaaagaaaaaaaacgaaatgagaaaacaaaaaagaaaaaaaaatgacgaaaatgtcattCATCAGCCGGTGAGGTTAGGCTTTCAGTCCCTTATTTGTAGCAATGTCCATTTCGAGCTTGGAACAAAGACACTTTAGGTCATTATTTAGAATCTTCCCAATTATGTACGAGTGTAGGAAGAAAACGGTCGGGCATCTGCGGATGACAAACACAATCGtagctaggggtgagcggttccgggtttcttacgggttccacctggaatctggaacctacccgtcgaaacaggtttctcattttttgaaacctggaacctatccgtCACAccttagaacccggaacctaccttgtcacgggttctagggtcggttccgtGGTACCCGAGaatctatcaatttcttttattttctttattttttcatttttagttaagaaaaatgagagtgaatgttacaacatctaagagaaagtagaggtgagtgattttatgCTCTGTAtaggttacatttagaacctgAAGCCAATCCATTAGaatacatttatcattttttggaacctgaaacataaaaatttgtttggctccaaattatacactcatcatcggatgccatataacgttgtatgattgtgcaaaaatatataccaaaaaaaatataaaaaattatttgggaaTCCGGGTTTCTGATtttaggttccgggttctaggtagtggaacttggaatctacccgttggaacatgttcctcaatttttggaacctggaacttaccttgcataccttggaacccgaaaccaaaGTGGATCCTataggttccggttccaggttctcggttctaccctgtaaccatgctcacccctaatcgtAGCATCTTGGGGAGTGGCCGTCGTGCAGATAAAGATACTCATCCGGCCGTATCGTATCTTTGGGGGATCGTTCCTCCTCCTCTGCTTTCTCTATAGCGATGACCGAACGCTAGAAACTAAAAACGGAAAGTATACGTTGTGTAGAGAACGAGGTTTTTAGTTTTTGCGCTCTTGCGGTAGGTGGACGATGCTTTCGACATCTTTCATTGTGTACAGGAATGTCGGCCGATGTCATTGGATGAAAGTTCCCTGATTACttcaacgaatttttttttttaacatatacTTTGGTGAAATTTAAACGACGTTAAAGTACACAAAATAGAGATGCAACCTCGAAGTTTAATCTATGACGAAATACCAGAAACTACAGCTTAGACACATGCCAGAATTTAATTGATCACAGATGTATCTGGAAAATACAACCGTAACTAAGATAcaataattgaaagaaaaacGAGTTTTGTTCGTTTGCTCGTCTGGGGGAGCTACCTTACACAAACATTGATATCTATAGTGCTCACAACGTAACTGTCTGTAAGCAGTCTCCAGCGGTTCTGGCCATCTTTTCACATCTCCGAAATTTTCTGGCCTCATACCTTAACGTTGTCAAGATTTCTTGTCTCTGGGTCGTTATCCTTGAAAATCGCGTCTTGATATAGATCGATCCTCCACTCTTGCTCGTTGCCGTTTTGAATCCCGTCTGTGGAAGTTGCCTTATCTAGCTCACTCTCTTCCCGTCATACGTTATGCTTCGATGTCTTATCCACAAGTTGATTTAGGTTTGAACGCTAGTACTCCTGGATTTTACACCCAATTTATTCGCCAAGCGGTTAACTTTCGAACGATTCTTCGTTCATACTGTTCACCTGCACCTCTCAATCGACATATTTGCTAACCAGTTTTGCTAATCGGCCACCAGCTGTCATCGTATGTCGACAACTGATTGTGGTCACCGATAAGACTAATCACATTGTCCAAGTCTCATGCTTATTTGAATCAGCATAATACCGATGGCTTGGCCAATTTTTAGTGTAAAAACTGTGACCCGGGttcctttctaatttttctcttatATTCAGACCCCTAAAGCTTCCTTTCAACTGAGATTTGGATCTTTCATTCGTTGTTAAGCACAATTCTGTACGGGTTCTCCTATCAGAAAGTAACTGAACGGAGAATGCACCAAGCACATCTCTTTCCAGGCAGTTGAATTTTGTCGAGAAAAACCCCGAGGGGTCCAATTGTTATGGAGCTTCACATGCTTATGTTTGTACTGGTACATACTAACCCAGCCACCACGCTAATAATGGTGTTTCGATGCTGAACTTGATAAGGATGGAGCCGTCGGATGTGTCCCTTCTTGTTGCAGTTGCAGTTGCAATGACGACCAATGTTGTCTCCAGATCTTTTCGCAATGTCTTGTTTATATTCACGTTCAAATTCATGTCCCCTTGATCTATGAATGCATGCGGTTGGCCGTGGCAATCTATTAACCTGATAAGCCACAATCGATAAGACAAACTGTAGAATATTTGGGTAGTAATTATGCTTTTAATCCGCATTTCGGCCTTAATTAATGACATAGCCTCGAAATTCGAATCTCTCCTACATCAGTGTCCCTTCTTCCATCCTCTCATGTCCACAACTTGCCTCCTTTCGGGTCTTTTCTGCCGTCCATCAAGGGAAAGTGGCCCTAACGCATCCGTTTGATTACGTAAACCATCACACAAGCGCGCTCTTAGATTCAACAGGGTAGCTTCTCCTTTCGCAGAACACACAACAAAAAGAGCAAAGCGACATTTATTAATACTTAAATACAATATCGACTGACTTTTACGTGATGTGTGGATGATTGGTCCCTAAACTAAGTGTGTGGTATTtaagaataaaaaggaaattggcGCATCACTTAATAAACCGATTTTGAAAACTCCTCTTAGCGAAtccgggtttttttccaatgaaTTTTGCGGCTGTGACATCTATACTGAGGCCGAGACCGTAAAAATTGACACATCAGACGACGCGACATTCTACCTTGACGTCGGATATGGttcggtttctttttttctacctCCCATAACTCACCAAACCGAGTTTTTATATAGATTATAGATAATCTCGGTAAAAACCCTTCGCGGGTTTCCATGTATCTTCACCTACATAGTGCTTAGTGAGCCGACTGATGCCAGCCTTCCATGTTCCTTCACTCGCGGCATCATCAGCAGCAGCTTCTGTTAACGTAGGAAAGTCACAGCCATTGACCTGATCAGAAGCCCATGCGGGAGAGACAATGAAGGGCCGATGGGCCAAGCCGGGGCTTAACCCGCCCCCACCCTGCGTGGCCCAATCGATGCCCATGGGCTAGTCCTTTTGGAAATGACTTTCTCTAGTGCACCAGATAACATAACGGTGAACTTAGGACCCTCCTTTGATCGAAAGAGACGTGGGATGTGCGTGGTTTTAAGACCCAACGCCCATCCAAGTCAAAGGGAAAGATGACGAGCAGAAGATTTGGAGAATGAAGCTGCGGAAGACAGTTGATTTGTTGGGGGCATGAAGGGTTACAAAATTAAGCTCACACCCGTTTGTTATTTTGTCGTCATCATCTGTTTGttttttccacaaaattttCCTAAGATTCTCCGGGGCCAGGTTCGCCGTCACCGATGGTCAACTTCCACAGGAAATGGCTTTATTGCTGCTGGTCATCAAACCAGgggttttaattattttgaaagttttgcttGACAAATGATTCTTCAACTTGAagtcctctcttctctctctctctctcaacttttcAGCGAGGATAGGATACTCGGCCAAGGCGGACAAGGTGTGGTTTACAAGGGAATGCTGACTGATGGAAAACTGGCTGCAGCTAAGAAATCGAAACTGATAGACAAGGAAAAGGTTGAAGAGTTCATCAATGAGGTCATCATTCTCTTACAAATCGATCACAAGAATGTGGTTAAGCTAATGGGGTGCTGCTTGGAAACAAAATTCCCGCTCTTAGTATACGAGTTCATACCAAACGAGACTCTCTGACCGGTATCTACATGACCCAAATGAAGACCTTCTCTTATCATGGGACACGTGCCTACGAATTGCAACCGAAATAGCAGGAGCACTATTCTACTTGCATTCGGCAGCTTCTACGCCTATCTATCATCGCGACATCAAGTCCACCAATATTCTCTTGGACGAGAAACATCGTGCTAAAGTCGCACAGTTCGGTATTTCCAAGTCTGTATCAGTGGACAAAACTCACGTAACCACCTTGGTACGGGGGACTTTCAGATACTTGGATCCGGAGTACTTCAGAACAAGTCGTTTCACTGACAAAAGCGATGTGTACAGCTTTGGAGTGGTCCTTGCTGAGCTCCTAACGGGGCAAAAGCCAATCCTTGGGGTTGGGGAAGAAGCGAGAGGCCACGCCGGCTATTTTATCTGTTCAATGGAGCAGAATTGTTTGTTTGATATTGCTGATGCTCGAGTTGTGGAGGAAGGCAAGAAAGAAGAGATTACCGCAGTTGCCAACCTCGCAAGAAGGTGCCTGAGCTCGATTGGGATGAACCGGCCGACAATGAAAGAGGTGGCAATGGAGCTGGAGGGGATAAGGAAGCTCCGAAGCTCTTCGAGTTTCcagcaaaatgaagaagagactGAGGCCTCTGAATCTGGCGACTCTGGTTGCGCATCCAGCAAGTCTTTCGTGGACATAGGTGTAGCTGCAGTCTCAGATGTGCAGCCGCTCGCAGATTGCGCATCATGGTGAAGGCAGCAGTTTCCGGCATCATCTCCGCAACAATTTCTTGCCATACATGCAGAGAGGCCAATGACTCCAATGTAT is a genomic window containing:
- the LOC125312653 gene encoding uncharacterized protein LOC125312653 — protein: MKRVALAWLCLLSVAEISLLQSAAMAGPSEASAMSPSRLEARAAIRSRKLVSESPAEPASSVAGPSEENEGSPRAAAAAEVPLGAEAVAETVVATTKHRSSDKSVAGGGVIIGGLVTAIFAAVFCYIRVTRKRDGVPR